A window of the Henckelia pumila isolate YLH828 chromosome 3, ASM3356847v2, whole genome shotgun sequence genome harbors these coding sequences:
- the LOC140893208 gene encoding uncharacterized protein, with amino-acid sequence MDLTVSGQEGKDISGRDYRKGNWTIQETMVLIEAKKMDDERRMKRSGGDQRAKQAELRWKWVEDYCWKNGCFRSQNQCNDKWDNLMRDFKKVREYERKVVDAEVEDKSYWKIEKNERRENNLPSNMLLQIYEALVDVVDKKDQTVVAAAASANVPPYAGFAKVALGQPSVMPLPVQQQAATTLLTLPPPAEPPHFPFSHPLPTVDSEDTSEYTDSPAAKRRKKGEGGSGGEGSSGAAALGDIGTAISKSASMMAQAMQSREEAEGRRHREVLGLRERRLQIEESKAEIKRQGMSNLVDAINKLADSIQALASGNKNQESGGATHS; translated from the exons ATGGATCTCACGGTTTCTGGGCAAGAGGGAAAGGATATTTCGGGGAGGGATTATAGAAAAGGGAACTGGACGATTCAAGAAACGATGGTTTTGATAGAAGCTAAGAAGATGGACGATGAAAGAAGGATGAAGAGAAGCGGCGGCGATCAGAGGGCGAAGCAGGCGGAGCTGAGATGGAAATGGGTGGAAGATTATTGCTGGAAAAATGGGTGTTTTAGGAGTCAGAATCAGTGTAATGACAAGTGGGATAATTTGATGAGGGATTTCAAGAAAGTGAGGGAGTACGAGAGGAAAGTAGTGGATGCGGAAGTAGAAGATAAATCGTACTGGAAAATCGAGAAGAATGAGAGAAGAGAGAACAATTTGCCTTCCAATATGTTACTTCAGATATACGAAGCATTGGTGGACGTGGTGGACAAGAAAGATCAGACGGTGGTGGCCGCGGCGGCGTCGGCTAATGTGCCGCCTTATGCTGGTTTCGCAAAAGTGGCTTTGGGTCAGCCTTCGGTAATGCCTTTGCCGGTGCAACAACAGGCTGCCACGACGCTGCTGACGCTGCCTCCGCCGGCTGAGCCGCCACATTTTCCCTTCTCTCATCCGTTGCCCACAGTAG ATTCGGAGGACACGAGTGAGTACACGGACTCGCCCGCGGCGAAAAGAAGGAAGAAAGGAGAAGGAGGGAGCGGCGGAGAAGGCAGCAGCGGCGCCGCCGCATTGGGAGACATAGGGACCGCAATCTCGAAGAGCGCTTCGATGATGGCTCAGGCGATGCAGTCACGGGAGGAAGCAGAAGGAAGAAGACACAGAGAAGTGTTGGGTTTGCGTGAAAGGAGACTGCAAATCGAGGAATCGAAGGCGGAGATCAAAAGACAAGGCATGAGCAATCTGGTGGACGCCATTAACAAGCTCGCAGATTCTATTCAAGCTCTGGCTTCGGGTAACAAAAATCAAGAAAGCGGAGGAGCCACCCATTCttaa
- the LOC140887265 gene encoding ras-related protein RABF2b produces the protein MASSGNKNINAKLVLLGDVGAGKSSLVLRFVKGQFIEFQESTIGAAFFSQTVAVNEATVKFEIWDTAGQERYHSLAPMYYRGAAAAIIVYDITNQTSFDRAKKWVQELRAQGNPNMIMVLAGNKSDMLDARKVVAEEAQTYAQENGLFFMETSAKTANNVNELFYEIAKRLPLLLPAPNPSGTVLVDRPADRATRASCCS, from the exons ATGGCGTCCAGCGGGAACAAGAACATCAATGCTAAGCTG GTTCTTCTTGGAGACGTAGGAGCTGGAAAATCTAGTTTAGTGTTGCGATTTGTAAAAGGACAATTCATTGAATTTCAG GAATCAACAATTGGCGCTGCATTTTTTTCCCAAACAGTTGCTGTAAATGAGGCCACtgtaaaatttgaaatatggGATACCGCTGGTCAGGAGAGATATCACAGCTTAGCTCCAATGTATTACAGAGGAGCTGCAGCTGCCATAATTGTCTATGACATAACTAATCAA ACATCCTTTGATCGGGCCAAAAAATGGGTTCAAGAGCTTCGTGCACAAG GAAACCCCAATATGATTATGGTGCTTGCCGGGAATAAATCAGATATGTTGGATGCAAGAAAGGTGGTAGCAGAG GAAGCGCAAACTTACGCGCAAGAGAATGGCCTATTTTTCATGGAAACCTCTGCCAAGACAGCAAATAATGTCAATGAACTGTTTTACGAAATAG CAAAAAGATTGCCTCTTCTGCTACCGGCCCCAAACCCATCAGGCACGGTTCTTGTTGATCGACCTGCAGACAGGGCTACCCGTGCTTCTTGTTGCTCATGA
- the LOC140891133 gene encoding uncharacterized protein: MGVSPRKVLAFKSYQNKAEVLVKYYLLANPLVPYTAILGGILVFKLGYDLTQLISSFYLRTYGGLTKIQRIEWNNRGISTLHAIFISIMSLYFVFWSDLFSDHQSTGLITFRNSTLSTVILGVSVGYFISDLGMICWLYPSLGGVEYIVHHSLSGIAVAYSMLTGEGQLYTFMVLISEVTTPEINMRWYLDIAGLKKSNAYLINGVVIFFAWLVARILLFVFMFYHVYLHHDQVMQMHIIGFLLVHCVPSALGIMNLMWFGKIINGLKKTIGKKV; encoded by the exons ATGGGAGTTTCTCCGAGGAAAGTTTTGGCATTTAAATCTTATCAAAATAAAGCTGAGGTGCTGGTAAAATATTACTTACTCGCCAATCCTCTGGTTCCATACACTGCTATTCTTGGTGGCATTTTGGTGTTCAAACTG GGGTATGATCTGACTCAGCTCATCAGCTCTTTTTACTTAAGGACTTATGGTGGCCTCACAAAGATTCAACGAATAGAGTGGAACAATCG TGGTATTTCCACTCTTCATGCCATTTTTATATCAATTATGTCCTTGTATTTTGTGTTCTGGTCCGATCTCTTCTCTGATCACCAGTCTACTGGTCTTATTACATTCCGGAATTCAACTCTCTCAACAGTTATTCTTGGG GTATCTGTTGGGTATTTCATTTCAGACCTTGGAATGATTTGTTGGCTGTATCCTTCTTTGGGTGGAGTGGAGTAC atagtccatCACTCTCTTTCAGGGATTGCCGTGGCATATTCCATGCTTACTGGAGAGGGGCAGCTTTACACGTTCATGGTGCTGATATCCGAGGTGACAACCCCAGAGATCAACATGAGATG GTATCTAGATATTGCTGGGTTGAAGAAATCAAACGCATATCTGATCAATGGCGTGGTGATATTTTTTGCTTGGTTG GTGGCAAGaattcttttgtttgtttttatgTTCTACCATGTTTACCTCCACCATGATCAG GTTATGCAGATGCACATAATTGGTTTTCTTTTGGTACACTGCGTGCCCTCTGCACTTGGAATCATGAACTTGATGTGGTTCGGGAAGATCATCAATGGGTTGAAAAAAACTATAGGGAAGAAAGTGTGA
- the LOC140891997 gene encoding transcription termination factor MTEF18, mitochondrial-like, with the protein MLVQRTSKRVCLEMISLFDNRFLSPALTEKVPSFLHIPLAHKLSRIQQFHALKPTIKGPKLPANKTAVQSRKSLSVERIPRIAVTDAQAALFDYLHCTRGYSFLDAEHISKNSPQFLEDLITRVEKEQDVSRALLKFFRYHPINEFEPFFESLGLRRTEYTPLLPRGLIFLSDDLVLLDNYHALCNYGIPRSNIGRMCKEADEILRFEHGVLDMKLRTFEHLGLSRSTVIKLVGCSPVLLLGNANNAFNGTIEKLKKLGFEEDWIGGYLSSKSTYNWNRFLDTLCFLSEIGYGDTELKVLLSENTYLLFEGSGKQVYVFVGALLKLGLNTNEVYALFLKNPQMMSRKRAKNFWKALHFLFEIGMGPENIAMVLSKHMKLLGSQSLKGPNTVLRNFDGDRHSLCQTLMEDPSTFFNYAFKSNIPSAEQGYGRNPNNFFEKKDFLLRIGYAENSDEMVNALKRFRGRGDQLQERFDCLVQAGLDFNAVMSMVKQAPTLLNQTKDVLEKKINCLKNYLGYPVDSIASFPSYLCYDMERIILRFSMYLWLREKGSAKPSLSLGTLLACSEARFVRYFVIVHPEGPFMWENLKKYLASS; encoded by the coding sequence ATGTTGGTTCAAAGAACTAGCAAAAGGGTTTGTTTAGAAATGATTTCGCTGTTCGACAACCGCTTCCTGTCCCCTGCTTTGACTGAAAAAGTTCCTTCCTTTTTGCACATCCCATTAGCTCACAAGTTATCAAGAATCCAACAATTCCATGCTTTGAAACCTACCATAAAAGGTCCCAAGCTTCCTGCCAACAAAACCGCAGTTCAGTCTCGAAAATCTCTTTCAGTTGAACGAATTCCAAGGATTGCTGTAACTGATGCTCAGGCTGCACTTTTTGATTACTTGCATTGCACCCGGGGGTACAGCTTCCTGGATGCTGAGCACATTAGCAAGAACTCTCCTCAGTTCCTTGAAGACCTTATCACCCGGGTTGAAAAGGAGCAAGATGTCTCTAGGGCATTGTTAAAATTTTTCAGGTACCACCCCATTAATGAGTTCGAGCCTTTCTTTGAGAGTCTGGGCTTGAGACGAACAGAATACACACCTCTTCTTCCACGAGGCTTGATATTTCTGAGCGATGATCTAGTCCTGCTTGATAATTATCATGCACTTTGTAATTACGGGATCCCTCGGAGTAACATAGGAAGGATGTGCAAGGAAGCAGATGAGATCTTGAGGTTTGAACATGGCGTGTTAGATATGAAATTGCGAACTTTTGAGCACTTGGGGTTGAGTAGATCAACTGTCATAAAGCTTGTTGGTTGTAGTCCTGTGCTTTTGCTGGGGAATGCTAACAATGCATTTAATGGAACTATTGAGAAATTAAAAAAGCTGGGGTTTGAGGAAGATTGGATTGGAGGGTATTTATCAAGCAAAAGTACGTACAATTGGAATCGGTTTCTTGACACGCTGTGTTTTCTTAGTGAAATAGGTTACGGTGATACCGAATTGAAAGTCCTTTTAAGTGAAAATACTTACCTACTATTTGAAGGATCTGGGAAACAAGTCTATGTATTCGTTGGTGCACTGCTTAAATTAGGCCTTAATACGAATGAGGTTTATGCTTTATTCCTGAAGAATCCTCAGATGATGTCTAGAAAGCGTGCCAAGAATTTCTGGAAGGCATTGCATTTCCTTTTTGAGATTGGGATGGGACCAGAAAATATTGCCATGGTTTTATCCAAGCACATGAAACTACTGGGTTCACAGTCTCTAAAAGGACCAAATACCGTGTTGAGGAATTTCGATGGTGATAGGCATAGTTTATGTCAAACTTTAATGGAGGACCCTTCAACGTTTTTCAACTATGCTTTCAAGTCAAATATCCCCAGTGCTGAGCAAGGATATGGCAGAAATCCAAACAACTTTTTTGAGAAGAAAGATTTTTTACTCAGAATTGGTTATGCAGAAAATTCAGATGAGATGGTGAATGCTCTTAAACGGTTCCGAGGCAGGGGAGACCAGTTGCAGGAGAGATTTGATTGCTTGGTGCAAGCTGGCTTGGACTTCAACGCTGTAATGTCAATGGTGAAACAGGCCCCGACACTTCTGAACCAGACCAAAGATGTTCTAGAGAAAAAGATCAACTGTTTGAAGAACTACTTGGGGTACCCAGTGGATTCTATTGCGAGTTTTCCGTCATACTTGTGCTATGATATGGAGAGAATTATTCTGAGATTTTCTATGTACTTGTGGCTTAGGGAAAAAGGTTCTGCAAAGCCCAGTTTATCCTTGGGCACACTTCTTGCTTGCTCAGAGGCACGATTTGTAAGATATTTTGTGATTGTACATCCAGAAGGTCCTTTTATGTgggaaaatttgaaaaaatatttggCATCTAGCTGA
- the LOC140887107 gene encoding BTB/POZ domain and ankyrin repeat-containing protein NPR1-like translates to MENFAEPSSSISFTSSSRLSSASITDKVYASGGPETGSNLDTISLSKLSCNLEQLLGDFGSDYSDADIVVEGNSVAIHRCLLAARSKFFDDLFRKDKKSKYCMTDLLPYGKVGYEAFILFLSYMYTGKLKPSPLEVSTCVEKTCLHDACRPAIDFAVELMYASSIFQVSELVSLFQRRLLNLVGKAVVEDVVPILVVAFHCQLSQLLIQSVQRVARSDLGTIQIEKQLPSKVAKDIISMRGSSLTEEENSVAKVDSSREKNVKRIHKALDSDDVELVRRFLAESDITLDESYALHYAVAYCDPKIVSEVLSLNLADVNLRNAHGNTVLHVAARRKEPSIIVSLLNKGANVSDLTIEGQDAVSICRRLTRPKDYEMKREQGQEANKDWMCIDILEREMRRNPIPGDASVFSLEMVDDLHMKLLCLEDRVSFARMFFPTEAKLAMEIAHAETSELAGLLSSRSSNGNLVEVDLNETPISQNKRILSRIDTLSRTVQLGRRYFPHCSQVLDKFMEDDLPDIVYLERGTSEEQRMKRMRFMELKDEVHRAFSKDKAELHRSGFCSSSSSLRYKARKH, encoded by the exons ATGGAGAATTTTGCTGAACCATCATCATCCATCAGTTTTACGTCATCTTCTCGTCTATCTAGTGCGTCTATAACTGATAAAGTGTATGCGTCCGGTGGACCGGAGACAGGGTCGAATCTTGACACCATCAGTTTGAGTAAGCTAAGCTGTAACTTGGAGCAACTTTTAGGTGATTTCGGTAGCGATTACAGCGATGCAGATATTGTGGTAGAAGGCAATAGTGTTGCTATTCACAGATGTTTATTAGCTGCTAGGAGTAAGTTTTTTGATGATCTTTTCAGAAAAGATAAGAAGTCCAAGTATTGCATGACAGATTTGTTGCCTTATGGCAAGGTTGGATATGAGGCTTTTATACTATTCTTGAGCTATATGTATACGGGTAAGCTCAAGCCCTCGCCTTTAGAGGTATCAACTTGTGTTGAAAAGACATGCTTGCACGACGCCTGCAGACCTGCTATCGACTTCGCCGTGGAACTGATGTACGCGTCATCTATTTTCCAGGTTTCGGAACTTGTCTCACTGTTTCAG CGTAGACTTCTTAACTTGGTTGGCAAGGCTGTAGTAGAAGATGTCGTCCCAATTCTTGTGGTGGCTTTCCATTGTCAATTAAGTCAACTCCTTATCCAGTCTGTCCAAAGAGTAGCTCGATCTGACCTTGGGACTATACAAATCGAGAAACAGCTCCCATCCAAAGTTGCGAAGGATATTATATCGATGCGTGGTAGTTCTCTCACAGAAGAGGAAAATAGCGTGGCAAAGGTGGATTCTTCACGTGAGAAGAATGTTAAGAGAATACACAAGGCATTGGACTCGGATGATGTTGAACTCGTCAGACGTTTCCTTGCAGAGTCAGATATAACACTGGATGAGTCTTATGCTCTCCACTATGCTGTTGCTTACTGTGATCCCAAGATAGTATCAGAGGTTCTTAGCCTTAACCTGGCTGATGTCAACCTACGGAATGCGCATGGGAATACGGTACTTCATGTTGCTGCCAGGCGAAAAGAGCCATCAATCATAGTGTCCCTTCTGAACAAGGGGGCAAATGTATCAGACTTGACGATAGAGGGACAAGACGCTGTTAGCATTTGTAGGAGATTGACACGGCCAAAGGATTACGAGATGAAAAGAGAGCAAGGACAGGAGGCGAATAAAGATTGGATGTGCATAGATATTTTGGAAAGAGAAATGCGGAGGAATCCAATACCCGGGGATGCATCGGTCTTCTCCTTAGAAATGGTTGATGATCTGCATATGAAATTACTCTGCCTTGAAGACAGAG TGTCGTTTGCACGGATGTTTTTCCCGACCGAAGCCAAGTTAGCCATGGAAATAGCACATGCTGAGACATCTGAGCTTGCTGGTCTCTTGTCATCAAGAAGCTCGAACGGGAACTTGGTGGAAGTCGATTTGAATGAGACACCCATTAGTCAGAACAAAAGGATCCTTTCGAGGATAGATACTCTCTCCAGAACAG TTCAATTGGGCAGGCGCTATTTTCCTCATTGCTCCCAGGTACTGGACAAGTTTATGGAGGATGACTTACCCGATATAGTCTACCTCGAAAGGGGCACCTCAGAGGAACAAAGAATGAAGCGCATGCGTTTCATGGAACTCAAAGATGAAGTGCATCGAGCATTCAGCAAGGACAAAGCTGAGCTGCACCGCTCTGGCTTTTgctcgtcatcatcttcattacGTTACAAAGCCCGGAAACACTAA
- the LOC140890343 gene encoding uncharacterized protein has product MSKHSCGEAQVHAPLLTRRSESIEDMAPRKTRNTPRTQEVPRTEKVPRTVEIPQTEQGSAVAEPMYTTPTPMEVLLKRLQSFKLPTLKGTENATECKSWLEDIEKLFESLDYSDECRIRLIIYQLIDVAKGWKDKGAKFSNLRHDDLNIEDFVAKFSSLIQFAPHVAENEEAKADHFINGLNLNIFTLVNAGGKNSSDDCKGVPGNCRLCNQPGHYARVCPTRDSEMSHGGNSPRFEAHFDRQATSVHSFQPQNRQGGSQSVGQPLRQQAQVYDLTVDQAQAATDDVIAGKMSMSLFRGCELQFEGNVTGFDCIVLGLSEFDYIIGIDRGAEEFLVYEVDVLRSSPELANIAVVNEFVDVFPEEILGFPPTRDIEFSIELVTGTLSISKAPYEMTPLELKELKKQLEDLLAK; this is encoded by the exons ATGTCGAAGCATTCTTGCGGAGAGGCGCAAGTGCATGCGCCTCTGCTCACGCGCAGAAGTGAAAg TATTGAAGATATGGCTCCTCGTAAAACCAGAAATACACCTCGTACACAGGAAGTGCCTCGGACAGAGAAAGTTCCTCGGACAGTAGAAATACCACAGACTGAACAGGGTAGTGCTGTCGCTGAGCCTATGTACACTACTCCTACACCGATGGAAGTGTTATTGAAGAGGCTTCAGTCGTTTAAGCTACCGACCTTGAAAGGAACGGAGAATGCTACAGAATGTAAAAGCTGGCTCGAGGATATTGAGAAATTATTCGAGTCCCTAGATTACTCCGATGAATGTAGAATTAGACTGATCATATATCAACTGATTGATGTAGCTAAGGGTTG GAAAGACAAAGGGGCCAAATTTTCCAACTTGAGAcatgatgatttaaatattgaGGACTTTGTTGCTAAGTTCTCGAGCTTAATACAATTTGCACCTCATGTTGCTGAGAATGAGGAAGCTAAGgccgatcatttcatcaatggcCTTAATCTCAATATTTTTACTTTGGTTAATGCTGG GGGAAAGAATTCTAGTGATGATTGCAAGGGAGTTCCAGGCAATTGTAGGTTGTGCAATCAACCGGGACACTATGCCAGGGTGTGTCCTACACGTGATTCTGAGATGTCACATGGTGGAAATTCACCTAGATTTGAAGCTCACTTTGACAGACAAGCCACTTCAGTGCATTCCTTTCAGCCTCAGAATAGACAGGGAGGAAGCCAGAGTGTAGGCCAACCTCTGAGACAACAAGCACAAGTTTATGATCTTACAgtggatcaggctcaggctgcaactgatgatgtgattgcag GGAAGATGTCTATGAGTCTGTTCAGGGGGTGTGAGCTACAGTTTGAAGGAAATGTGACTGGGTTTGATTGCATAGTACTTGGTTTATCTGAATTTGATTACATTATTGGCATAGAT AGAGGCGCCGAGGAATTCCTGGTTTATGAAGTAGATGTATTGAGATCTAGCCCAGAGTTGGCAAACATTGCAGTTGTTAATGAATTTGTAGATGTGTTTCCAGAAGaaattctgggttttcctccaACCCGTGATATAgagttcagtattgaattgGTGACTGGTACATTATCTATTTCGAAAGCTCCTTATGAAATGACACCacttgaattgaaagaactcaaAAAGCAGCTGGAAGATTTGTTAGCCAAATGA